The Deinococcus sedimenti genome window below encodes:
- a CDS encoding cupin domain-containing protein, with protein sequence MSQYKVSQSDTTHGKDGEHHLIKGQQSSMRLWHREEPAGAKPESSNPYETLGYVTEGQMDLTVNGETITLRPGDSYCVPANAPHTYRITETLTAVEVNTPGTDK encoded by the coding sequence ATGAGCCAATACAAGGTCAGCCAGAGCGACACCACCCACGGCAAAGACGGCGAGCACCACCTCATCAAAGGCCAGCAGAGCAGCATGCGCCTGTGGCACCGCGAAGAACCCGCAGGCGCCAAACCTGAGAGCAGCAACCCCTACGAAACCCTCGGGTACGTCACCGAAGGGCAGATGGACCTCACCGTGAACGGCGAAACCATCACCCTGCGCCCCGGCGACTCCTACTGCGTACCCGCCAACGCCCCCCACACGTACCGCATCACCGAGACCCTCACCGCCGTCGAAGTGAACACCCCCGGCACGGACAAGTAA
- a CDS encoding nuclear transport factor 2 family protein: MTLTEEFARELRVAEESGDVSGLLALHAGDVTLRNLTQQTWEGIAGARAFWEAYLGSFEVVRSEFTRVQEVGGLGVLEWVASGRLPGGREFSYRGVSLLDVQGGKVGAFRTYYDSAAFVVATPA; encoded by the coding sequence ATGACATTGACTGAGGAGTTCGCGAGGGAGTTGCGGGTGGCGGAGGAGTCCGGGGACGTGTCGGGGTTGCTGGCCCTGCACGCGGGGGACGTGACGTTGCGGAACCTGACGCAGCAGACGTGGGAGGGCATTGCGGGTGCGCGGGCGTTCTGGGAGGCGTACCTGGGGAGTTTCGAGGTGGTGCGCAGTGAGTTCACCCGTGTGCAGGAGGTGGGGGGTCTGGGTGTGCTGGAGTGGGTGGCGTCGGGTCGCCTGCCAGGTGGTCGGGAGTTCTCGTACCGGGGCGTGAGCCTGCTGGACGTGCAGGGTGGGAAGGTGGGGGCGTTCCGGACGTATTACGACAGTGCGGCGTTCGTGGTGGCGACCCCCGCCTGA
- a CDS encoding type 1 glutamine amidotransferase domain-containing protein: protein MTDQPLKGKTIAILAADGVEQVELVKPREALEAAGATTHLISLKPGQIQSMKGDLEPQDKYDVDHTVTQANPSDYDGLLLPGGTVNPDKLRLDAYAMKFVRAFYDHGAPIAAICHGPWSLSETGISKGLRMTSWPSLKHELCLTGADWVDEQVVVDRGIVTSRNPDDIPAFTAKMIEEFQEGDHSSKR, encoded by the coding sequence ATGACCGACCAACCCCTCAAAGGCAAAACCATCGCCATCCTCGCCGCCGACGGCGTCGAACAGGTCGAACTCGTGAAACCCCGCGAAGCCCTGGAAGCCGCCGGAGCCACCACGCACCTCATCAGCCTCAAACCCGGGCAGATCCAGAGCATGAAAGGCGACCTCGAACCCCAGGACAAATACGACGTCGACCACACCGTCACGCAAGCCAACCCCAGCGACTACGACGGCCTCCTGCTGCCCGGCGGCACCGTCAACCCCGACAAACTCCGCCTGGACGCGTACGCCATGAAGTTCGTCCGCGCGTTCTACGACCACGGCGCACCCATCGCCGCCATCTGCCACGGCCCCTGGAGCCTCAGCGAAACCGGCATCAGCAAAGGCCTCCGCATGACCAGCTGGCCCAGCCTGAAACACGAACTGTGCCTGACCGGAGCCGACTGGGTCGACGAACAGGTCGTCGTGGACCGGGGCATCGTCACCAGCCGCAACCCGGACGACATCCCCGCCTTCACCGCCAAGATGATCGAAGAATTCCAGGAAGGCGACCACAGCAGCAAGCGCTGA
- a CDS encoding sugar nucleotide-binding protein, translating to MTRPWLVTGLTGTLAPHVAHALQTQGHTVTGWDRHATPADDSPAAHAYLNAVNPQGILHLALGSEAWAHALATHAHTHDLPFVFTSTAMVFDHHPDGPHHPGDPTTAQDDYGQLKARTEQTIRTAHPRAVIARIGWQIHPTATGNNMTQQLQAQHDQHGVIRASRHWTPATSSMTDTANALAALAQDGTTGTVHLDSNAHDALTFPELVRGLARYLNRDWVVEETDDYTHDQRLMDATTRLPSLRERLGLN from the coding sequence ATGACCCGACCCTGGCTCGTCACCGGCCTGACCGGCACCCTCGCCCCGCACGTCGCCCACGCTCTGCAAACGCAGGGGCACACCGTCACCGGCTGGGACCGCCACGCCACCCCCGCCGACGACAGCCCCGCCGCCCACGCCTACCTGAACGCTGTGAACCCGCAGGGCATCCTGCACCTCGCCCTGGGCAGCGAAGCCTGGGCACACGCCCTCGCCACGCACGCCCACACGCACGACCTGCCGTTCGTGTTCACCAGCACCGCCATGGTCTTCGACCACCACCCAGACGGCCCACACCACCCCGGCGACCCCACCACCGCGCAGGACGACTACGGACAGCTGAAAGCCCGCACCGAACAGACCATCCGCACCGCCCACCCCCGCGCCGTCATTGCCCGCATCGGCTGGCAGATCCACCCCACCGCCACCGGCAACAACATGACCCAGCAACTCCAGGCGCAACACGACCAGCACGGCGTTATCCGCGCCAGCCGCCACTGGACCCCCGCCACCTCCTCCATGACCGACACCGCCAACGCCCTCGCAGCCCTCGCGCAGGACGGCACCACCGGCACCGTCCACCTGGACAGCAACGCCCACGACGCCCTGACCTTCCCGGAACTCGTGCGCGGCCTCGCCCGATACCTGAACCGCGACTGGGTGGTCGAGGAGACAGACGACTACACGCACGACCAGCGGCTGATGGACGCCACCACCCGCCTGCCCAGCCTGCGAGAACGCCTCGGGCTGAACTGA
- the gcvP gene encoding aminomethyl-transferring glycine dehydrogenase, which translates to MTRSLTDLLQTADFLDRHVGPTEAEQAAMMAELGVGSLDELSDTTLPESIRFTGDLNVGGPVTEAQALADLKAVAAKNKVFRSYIGMGYSGTHTPGVILRNMLENPGWYTAYTPYQAEISQGRLEMLLNFQQAIMDLTAMPVCNASLLDEATAAAEAMTLAKRAGKSKGNTLYVAQDVHPQTIDVIRTRAEYFGYDIVTGPADAELPEGTFAALVQTPGTYGDLHDLSPIAERVHASGGLLIAATDLLASALVKPVGEMGADIVIGSAQRFGVPMGFGGPHAAFLACRSDFQRSMPGRVIGVSKDVKGRPALRMAMQTREQHIRREKATSNICTAQALLANMAAAYAVYHGPKGIRTIAERTHRMTGILAAAMGDAGLNVSSSFFDTVTFDGDSAAIRSRAEGKGINLRYGEGRVSVSLDETVTVADLADIIEVITGRAADVLALDAQAVDGIPAHLKRTSEYLSHPVFNTHHSEHGMLRYLKSLENKDYSLTHGMIPLGSCTMKLNATTEMIPVTWPEFGQLHPFAPKDQTEGYAEMLAELEGWLADITGYDAVSLQPNSGAQGEYAGLLVIRKYHESRGEAHRNICLIPASAHGTNPASAAMMGMQVVVVKTDADGNIDMDDLKAQAEKHSENLGALMITYPSTHGVYEERVMEACELIHQHGGQVYLDGANMNAQVGLTKPGLIGSDVSHLNLHKTFAIPHGGGGPGMGPIGVKAHLAPFLPNHAVRPTSDSSTGAVSAAPYGSASILPISYLYIRLLGARGLKVATQVALLNANYIAHHLKGAFPVLYTGRNDRVAHECIIDLRPLKAASGISEEDVAKRLMDYGFHAPTMSFPVPGTLMIEPTESEPKAELDRFIQAMLGIRREIQDVQDDLITAADSPLKHAPHTQADLIDMDWNRAYSRETAAYPTPTQKQWKYWPSVNRVDNVYGDRNFVCSCPPVEDYIEA; encoded by the coding sequence ATGACCCGTTCCCTGACTGATCTGCTGCAGACCGCTGATTTCCTCGACCGTCACGTCGGCCCGACCGAGGCCGAACAGGCCGCCATGATGGCGGAGCTGGGCGTGGGGAGCCTGGATGAACTGAGTGACACGACGCTGCCCGAAAGCATCCGCTTCACGGGGGACCTGAACGTGGGCGGCCCGGTCACGGAAGCGCAGGCGCTGGCCGACCTGAAGGCGGTCGCGGCGAAGAACAAGGTGTTCCGCAGTTACATCGGCATGGGGTACAGCGGGACGCACACGCCGGGCGTGATCCTGCGGAACATGCTGGAGAACCCCGGCTGGTACACCGCGTACACGCCGTACCAGGCGGAGATCAGCCAGGGTCGTCTGGAGATGCTGCTGAACTTCCAGCAGGCGATCATGGACCTGACCGCCATGCCCGTCTGCAACGCCAGCCTGCTGGACGAGGCGACCGCCGCCGCCGAGGCCATGACCCTCGCCAAGCGCGCGGGCAAGAGCAAGGGCAACACGCTGTACGTGGCGCAGGACGTGCACCCGCAGACCATCGACGTGATCCGCACCCGCGCGGAGTACTTCGGGTACGACATCGTCACCGGACCCGCCGACGCCGAACTGCCCGAAGGCACCTTCGCGGCGCTGGTGCAGACGCCCGGCACGTACGGCGACCTGCACGACCTCTCCCCCATCGCCGAACGCGTGCACGCCAGCGGCGGGCTGCTGATCGCCGCGACGGACCTCCTCGCCAGTGCCCTCGTGAAACCCGTCGGTGAGATGGGCGCGGACATCGTCATCGGCAGTGCGCAGCGCTTCGGCGTGCCGATGGGCTTCGGCGGGCCGCACGCGGCGTTCCTGGCGTGCCGCAGCGACTTCCAGCGCAGCATGCCCGGCCGCGTGATCGGCGTCAGCAAGGACGTCAAGGGTCGCCCCGCGCTGCGCATGGCGATGCAGACGCGCGAGCAGCACATCCGCCGCGAGAAGGCCACCAGCAACATCTGCACCGCGCAGGCCCTCCTGGCGAACATGGCCGCCGCGTACGCCGTCTACCACGGCCCCAAAGGCATCCGCACGATTGCCGAGCGCACGCACCGGATGACCGGCATCCTGGCCGCCGCGATGGGTGACGCGGGCCTGAACGTCAGCAGCAGCTTCTTCGACACCGTCACCTTCGACGGGGACAGCGCCGCCATCCGCTCCCGCGCCGAAGGGAAAGGCATCAACCTCCGCTACGGGGAGGGCCGCGTCAGCGTCAGCCTGGACGAGACGGTCACCGTGGCCGACCTCGCGGACATCATCGAGGTCATCACGGGCCGCGCCGCCGACGTGCTGGCCCTGGACGCTCAGGCTGTGGATGGCATTCCCGCCCACCTGAAGCGCACCAGCGAGTACCTCTCGCACCCGGTGTTCAACACGCATCACAGCGAGCACGGCATGCTGCGGTACCTGAAGAGCCTGGAGAACAAGGATTACAGCCTGACGCACGGCATGATCCCGCTGGGCAGCTGCACCATGAAACTGAACGCCACCACGGAAATGATTCCCGTGACGTGGCCCGAGTTCGGCCAGCTGCACCCCTTCGCGCCCAAGGATCAGACCGAAGGGTACGCCGAGATGCTGGCGGAACTGGAGGGATGGCTGGCGGACATCACCGGGTACGACGCCGTGAGCCTCCAGCCGAACAGCGGCGCGCAGGGTGAGTACGCGGGTCTGCTGGTCATCCGCAAGTACCACGAGAGTCGCGGCGAGGCGCACCGCAACATCTGCCTGATTCCCGCCAGCGCGCACGGCACGAACCCCGCGAGTGCGGCCATGATGGGCATGCAGGTCGTCGTCGTGAAGACCGACGCGGACGGCAACATCGACATGGACGACCTGAAAGCCCAGGCGGAGAAGCACAGCGAGAACCTGGGCGCGCTGATGATCACGTACCCCAGCACGCACGGCGTGTACGAGGAACGCGTCATGGAAGCGTGCGAACTGATCCACCAGCACGGCGGGCAGGTGTACCTGGACGGCGCGAACATGAACGCCCAGGTCGGCCTGACCAAACCAGGACTGATCGGCAGCGACGTTTCTCACCTGAACCTGCACAAGACCTTCGCCATTCCCCACGGGGGCGGCGGCCCCGGCATGGGCCCCATCGGCGTGAAGGCGCACCTCGCCCCGTTCCTCCCGAACCACGCCGTGCGCCCCACCAGCGACAGCAGCACGGGAGCCGTCAGCGCCGCCCCGTACGGCAGCGCCAGCATCCTCCCCATCAGCTACCTGTACATCCGCCTGCTCGGCGCACGCGGCCTGAAAGTCGCCACGCAGGTCGCCCTGCTGAACGCCAACTACATCGCCCACCACCTCAAAGGCGCGTTCCCCGTCCTCTACACCGGCCGGAACGACCGCGTCGCGCACGAGTGCATCATCGACCTGCGCCCCCTCAAGGCTGCCAGTGGCATCAGTGAGGAGGACGTCGCCAAGCGCCTCATGGACTACGGATTCCACGCGCCCACCATGAGCTTCCCCGTGCCCGGCACGCTGATGATCGAACCGACCGAGAGTGAACCCAAAGCGGAACTCGACCGGTTCATCCAGGCGATGCTCGGCATTCGCCGCGAGATTCAGGACGTGCAGGACGACCTGATCACCGCCGCCGACAGCCCGCTGAAGCACGCGCCCCACACCCAGGCCGACCTGATCGACATGGACTGGAACCGCGCGTACAGCCGCGAAACCGCCGCCTACCCCACCCCCACGCAGAAGCAGTGGAAATACTGGCCCAGCGTCAACCGCGTGGACAACGTCTACGGCGACAGAAACTTCGTGTGCAGCTGCCCACCCGTTGAGGACTACATCGAGGCGTAA
- the gcvH gene encoding glycine cleavage system protein GcvH: MTTTPTELKYAASHEWLAADGTVGITDFAQDQLGDVVYVELPEVGRVVEAGETIAVVESVKTASDIYAPASGTITAVNDALSGTPELVNSAPYEGGWLFKLDVTGEGDLMDAAAYEAANN; the protein is encoded by the coding sequence ATGACTACCACCCCCACCGAACTGAAGTACGCCGCCTCCCACGAATGGCTCGCCGCTGACGGCACCGTCGGCATCACCGACTTCGCGCAGGACCAGCTGGGCGACGTCGTGTACGTCGAACTGCCCGAAGTGGGCCGCGTCGTCGAAGCGGGCGAAACCATCGCCGTCGTCGAGAGCGTCAAGACCGCCTCTGACATCTACGCGCCGGCCAGCGGCACCATCACCGCCGTGAACGACGCCCTGAGCGGCACGCCCGAACTCGTCAACAGCGCCCCCTACGAGGGCGGCTGGCTGTTCAAACTCGACGTGACCGGCGAGGGCGACCTGATGGACGCCGCCGCGTACGAAGCCGCGAACAACTGA
- the gcvT gene encoding glycine cleavage system aminomethyltransferase GcvT produces MNQSPTEPLKRTPLHAAHLRAGARMVPFGGWDMPVQYAGVKAEHDAVRNAAGVFDVSHMGEFRVQGAGALAFLQHVTTNDVSKLKPGRAQYNWLPGVSGGLVDDIYIYMVAPDEYLTVVNASNIAKDWAHLQQHTEGFDVTLTDESDRWGLLAVQGPQTESLLQPHTDTDLSAKKKNAFFPAKLFGFDVMLARTGYTGEDGFEVFTDASEAETVWDKLLAVGFTPAGLGARDTLRLEAGFPLYGHEFSDTIHPLSSTYSWVVKDKTHVGHEHIRTAPTQTLVGLKLDRVPVREGYPVKIGGEVVGHVTSGTSSPTFGHPIAMALVNAEHATLDIFDVEVRGKDHPATRVQLPFYKR; encoded by the coding sequence GTGAACCAGTCCCCCACCGAGCCGCTGAAGCGGACGCCCCTGCATGCCGCGCACCTGCGCGCCGGAGCCCGAATGGTGCCCTTCGGCGGGTGGGACATGCCCGTGCAGTACGCGGGCGTGAAAGCCGAACACGACGCCGTCCGCAACGCCGCCGGTGTGTTCGACGTGTCCCACATGGGCGAATTCCGCGTGCAGGGTGCGGGTGCGCTGGCATTCCTGCAACACGTCACCACCAACGACGTCAGCAAACTCAAGCCCGGCCGCGCGCAGTACAACTGGCTGCCCGGCGTCTCAGGCGGACTGGTGGACGACATCTACATCTACATGGTCGCGCCGGACGAGTACCTGACGGTCGTGAACGCCAGCAACATCGCCAAGGACTGGGCGCACCTCCAGCAGCACACCGAGGGTTTCGACGTGACCCTGACCGACGAGAGCGACCGCTGGGGCCTCCTCGCCGTGCAGGGACCCCAGACCGAGAGCCTGCTGCAACCCCACACCGACACCGACCTGAGCGCCAAGAAGAAGAACGCCTTCTTCCCCGCCAAACTGTTCGGCTTCGACGTCATGCTGGCCCGCACCGGGTACACCGGCGAGGACGGCTTCGAGGTCTTCACGGACGCCAGCGAGGCCGAGACCGTCTGGGACAAACTCCTGGCCGTGGGCTTCACGCCCGCCGGGCTGGGCGCGCGCGACACCCTGCGCCTCGAAGCGGGCTTCCCCCTCTACGGGCACGAATTCAGCGACACCATCCACCCGCTGAGCAGCACGTACAGCTGGGTCGTGAAGGACAAAACCCACGTCGGCCACGAACACATCCGCACGGCCCCCACCCAGACCCTCGTCGGCCTGAAGCTGGACCGCGTGCCCGTCCGCGAAGGCTACCCCGTCAAGATCGGCGGCGAAGTCGTCGGGCACGTCACCAGCGGCACCAGCAGCCCCACCTTCGGGCACCCCATCGCCATGGCCCTCGTGAACGCCGAGCACGCCACCCTCGACATCTTCGACGTCGAGGTGCGCGGCAAGGACCACCCCGCCACCCGCGTCCAACTGCCGTTTTACAAACGGTGA
- a CDS encoding 2'-5' RNA ligase family protein, whose product MLRWDDHPVSFFPSARPVSPSHLLALRPPPEIEARIVAFREARGVRDAAAVPHVTVKARSGLNDDLHWLDLIPAVAAATPPVPVELLAPRVFPNGSALHLPARSSAAVQLHLALLDALRPARRFGYEGPHMTPHLTLALGRRDVNLHALLDAARQAFPQPLTFTATDLVWMRKPGPGGAYQPVEGWTLGGTADP is encoded by the coding sequence GTGCTGCGCTGGGATGACCACCCCGTCAGTTTCTTCCCGTCTGCCCGCCCCGTGAGCCCGTCGCACCTGCTGGCGCTGCGGCCCCCACCGGAGATCGAGGCCCGGATCGTGGCGTTCCGGGAAGCCCGCGGCGTGCGCGATGCGGCGGCGGTCCCGCACGTCACCGTGAAGGCCCGCAGTGGCCTGAACGACGACCTGCACTGGCTGGACCTCATCCCGGCAGTGGCGGCGGCGACCCCGCCCGTCCCAGTCGAACTCCTCGCGCCGCGCGTGTTCCCGAACGGCAGCGCCCTGCACCTGCCCGCCCGCAGTTCCGCTGCCGTGCAGTTGCACCTCGCCCTGCTGGACGCCCTGCGCCCCGCGCGCCGCTTCGGGTACGAGGGGCCGCACATGACCCCGCACCTCACGCTGGCCCTCGGGCGGCGGGACGTGAACCTGCACGCCCTGCTGGACGCCGCGCGGCAGGCGTTCCCGCAGCCGCTGACGTTCACCGCCACGGACCTCGTCTGGATGCGCAAGCCCGGACCCGGCGGGGCGTACCAGCCCGTCGAAGGGTGGACGCTGGGCGGTACGGCCGACCCGTAG
- a CDS encoding NUDIX hydrolase → MPTLAQLRELQAIAQEGLTYSRDPFDLTRFARLRDLTAELLAEQTGQSPATVTGLLRAEEGYLTPKVDVRAVVLNAAGEVLLTRERSDGAWSLPGGWADPGESPTQIAVREVHEETGRTVRAARLLAVMDKAQHPHPPDLWAVYKLFVQCDLTGAEDAAHAENLETLDSAFYPVDALPPLSLPRNLPDQVQRVVALARDPHSAVHCD, encoded by the coding sequence ATGCCGACCCTCGCGCAGCTCCGGGAACTTCAGGCCATCGCCCAGGAGGGCCTCACGTACTCCCGCGATCCGTTCGACCTGACCCGCTTCGCGCGCCTGCGGGACCTGACCGCCGAACTGCTGGCCGAGCAGACCGGGCAGAGCCCCGCTACCGTCACCGGGCTGCTGCGCGCAGAGGAGGGGTACCTGACGCCAAAGGTGGACGTGCGGGCCGTCGTGCTGAACGCGGCGGGCGAGGTCCTGCTGACCCGTGAACGCAGCGACGGCGCGTGGAGCCTCCCCGGCGGCTGGGCCGACCCCGGCGAGAGCCCCACCCAGATCGCCGTGCGCGAGGTTCACGAGGAGACCGGGCGCACCGTGCGCGCCGCGCGGCTGCTGGCCGTGATGGACAAGGCGCAGCATCCGCACCCGCCGGACCTGTGGGCGGTGTACAAGCTGTTCGTGCAGTGCGACCTGACCGGCGCGGAGGACGCGGCGCACGCGGAGAACCTGGAGACGTTGGACAGCGCCTTCTACCCCGTGGACGCCCTGCCGCCCCTGAGCCTGCCGCGCAACCTGCCGGATCAGGTGCAGCGCGTGGTGGCGCTGGCGCGAGACCCGCACAGCGCCGTGCACTGCGACTGA
- a CDS encoding SRPBCC domain-containing protein — MPRVARTEITVQAPLERVFDLLVDFSAYGSWNPFVVEVTGAERAAEGVRMRFKLPWREGRFMHSDEQVTRVQPPAGGAALVAWRYDSPLARWGLLRSERVQTLRQLPNGDTAYATEEVFHGPAASLVPVRWVQVGFEAQARAMRDHLSPA, encoded by the coding sequence ATGCCCCGTGTCGCCCGGACCGAGATCACCGTGCAGGCCCCCCTGGAGCGGGTCTTCGACCTGCTGGTCGACTTCAGCGCGTATGGAAGCTGGAATCCGTTCGTGGTGGAGGTCACGGGGGCTGAACGTGCGGCTGAGGGGGTGCGGATGCGATTCAAACTGCCCTGGCGCGAGGGTCGGTTCATGCACTCCGATGAGCAGGTCACGCGCGTGCAGCCTCCGGCGGGCGGCGCGGCGCTGGTCGCGTGGCGGTACGACAGTCCGCTGGCCCGCTGGGGCCTGCTGCGGTCGGAGCGGGTGCAGACGCTGCGGCAACTGCCGAATGGCGACACGGCCTACGCCACCGAGGAGGTCTTTCACGGCCCGGCGGCGTCGCTGGTGCCCGTGCGCTGGGTGCAGGTGGGGTTCGAGGCGCAGGCGCGGGCCATGCGGGATCACCTGTCGCCTGCCTGA
- a CDS encoding SDR family NAD(P)-dependent oxidoreductase: MNTLILGATGGIGAATARAFAAAGHTLTLSGRDETRLAALASELGATGRAADVGFESHVRTLLEGAPELDTLVYAAGAAHPEPLRDADPTHVRGVWNANYFGALWTLKHGLGRLAPGGRVYLLGARPELVTARGFSQYAASKAALARAAEVARLEHRGVGITLVLPPAVETGLWAQVGRVPRGALGPDAVARAIVADRAGEAQAELRIDG, encoded by the coding sequence ATGAATACCCTGATTCTGGGCGCGACGGGCGGGATCGGCGCGGCGACGGCGCGGGCTTTCGCGGCGGCTGGGCACACGCTGACCCTCTCCGGGCGGGACGAGACGCGACTGGCGGCGCTGGCTTCAGAACTGGGCGCGACGGGCCGCGCGGCGGACGTGGGGTTCGAGAGTCACGTCCGCACGCTGCTGGAGGGCGCGCCGGAGCTGGACACGCTGGTGTACGCGGCGGGCGCGGCGCACCCCGAGCCGCTGCGGGACGCGGACCCCACGCACGTCCGGGGCGTGTGGAACGCGAACTACTTCGGGGCGCTGTGGACGCTGAAGCACGGGCTGGGGCGGCTCGCGCCGGGCGGGCGGGTGTACCTGCTGGGCGCCCGGCCGGAACTGGTGACCGCGCGGGGCTTCAGTCAGTACGCGGCGAGCAAGGCGGCGCTGGCCCGCGCGGCGGAGGTCGCGCGGCTGGAGCACCGGGGCGTCGGGATCACGCTGGTGTTGCCGCCCGCCGTGGAGACGGGCCTGTGGGCGCAGGTGGGCCGCGTGCCGCGCGGCGCGCTCGGGCCGGATGCGGTGGCGCGCGCGATCGTCGCGGACCGTGCGGGCGAGGCGCAGGCGGAACTCAGGATCGACGGGTAA
- a CDS encoding lysoplasmalogenase family protein, with protein sequence MKAFRAAATATVLAGMLDRPRPHQIAEAAMVATLAAEVAREAPGRDARDTLTLLLSLGAAGLGGVTIARSTHQPDPRGNPGAFRGGAAWYALAQLLTVTLLWRRGARPHTGHWPARGAGLLLGAGLLIRHDPESLPVLSGYGALLNLMALLAADPRLARAHPDAARLLRRGGWMFVASDLLILVRRYLLRDRLSRALTEGVMLALYAGAQRNLTRGLMLLTRRS encoded by the coding sequence GTGAAGGCGTTCCGGGCGGCGGCCACCGCGACCGTCCTGGCCGGGATGCTCGACCGGCCGCGCCCCCACCAGATCGCGGAGGCAGCCATGGTCGCCACGCTGGCCGCCGAGGTCGCCCGAGAGGCGCCGGGGCGGGACGCGCGGGACACCCTCACCCTGCTGCTGTCGCTGGGGGCCGCCGGGCTGGGCGGCGTGACCATCGCCCGCTCCACGCACCAGCCGGACCCGCGCGGGAACCCCGGCGCGTTCCGGGGCGGCGCGGCGTGGTACGCGCTGGCGCAACTCCTGACCGTCACGCTGCTGTGGCGGCGCGGCGCGCGGCCCCACACCGGACACTGGCCCGCACGCGGGGCCGGGCTGCTGCTCGGCGCGGGCCTGCTGATCCGGCACGACCCCGAAAGCCTGCCGGTCCTGAGCGGGTACGGGGCGCTGCTGAACCTCATGGCGCTGCTGGCCGCCGACCCCCGACTGGCCCGCGCGCACCCCGACGCGGCGCGCCTGCTGCGGCGGGGCGGGTGGATGTTCGTCGCGTCGGACCTGCTGATCCTCGTCCGCCGCTACCTGCTGCGGGACCGGCTGAGCCGCGCCCTGACCGAGGGCGTCATGCTCGCGCTGTACGCCGGGGCGCAACGGAACCTCACACGGGGCCTGATGCTGCTTACCCGTCGATCCTGA
- a CDS encoding 5-formyltetrahydrofolate cyclo-ligase: MAAVLSPDASKSEWRAWARAVRAGLPDVSAPVTATLRDLLTGLGARRVLAYRALSGEPDVSGLSVDFELLAPRARFRPEPRLTLHPWHTATEVSRFGALQPPADAPQVPLETVDAILLPGLAFDHAGVRLGYGGGFYDRLLPAFRGVTVGVIQHALLVPELPRDPHDGPARWLVTERGATEVR; this comes from the coding sequence GTGGCTGCCGTCCTCTCCCCCGATGCCTCCAAGTCCGAGTGGCGTGCCTGGGCGCGTGCGGTGCGCGCCGGGCTGCCCGACGTCTCCGCGCCGGTCACGGCGACCCTGCGCGACCTCCTGACGGGACTGGGGGCGCGGCGGGTGCTGGCGTACCGCGCGCTGAGCGGCGAGCCGGACGTGAGCGGCCTGAGCGTTGATTTCGAGCTGCTGGCCCCCCGCGCCCGCTTCCGGCCCGAGCCGAGGTTGACGCTGCACCCCTGGCACACCGCGACGGAGGTCAGTCGCTTCGGGGCGCTGCAACCCCCAGCCGACGCGCCGCAGGTTCCGCTGGAGACGGTGGACGCGATCCTGCTGCCGGGGCTGGCCTTCGACCATGCGGGCGTGCGCCTGGGCTACGGCGGCGGGTTCTACGACCGCCTGCTGCCCGCGTTCCGGGGCGTGACGGTCGGCGTGATCCAGCACGCACTGCTCGTGCCGGAACTGCCGCGCGACCCGCACGACGGCCCCGCGCGGTGGCTCGTCACCGAACGCGGCGCGACGGAGGTCCGGTGA